The DNA sequence AATTCGGATTCAAGATGTCCAGCGAGACGCTCCGAGGGCTGGACTGCACAGGTGTACCTTGCGGTACGTCGCAGCAGGACAGGCCGAAGGGCAACGAGGATATGCGCTTGAAGGCAAATTGGTCTTATTTGTTTGCGTAGCGTCTGCGGGGGTCCAGTATATCGCTCAACCCCTCACCAAGGAGTATATACCCCATCACCGTAAGGAAAATGGCTATGCCAGGGTAGAGACTGAGCCACCAGGCTATTTCGATGTTGTCCTTCGCCTGAATCAGGATATTTCCCCAGCTGGGAGTGGGCGGCTGCACCCCTATTCCGAGAAAGCTGAGCGCCGATTCGGTGAGGATGGCACCGCCGATGCCCAGAGTGGCAACCACGTAAACAGGAGCTAAAGCATTCGGCAGAATGTGACTGAAAATGATCCGCATATTCGAAAGCCCCTGGGCTCGGGCCGCCATCACGAACTCTTTGCTCTTGATGCTCAAAAATTCCGCCCTCACAAGGCGGGAAATACCCATCCAACTGGTAAGCCCGATCACCGCCATGATATTCCAGATGCTTGGCTCAAGAAAGGCAATCACCGCCAGGATAAGAAAAAAAGTAGGAAAGCACATCATGAGATCGACGAATCTCATGA is a window from the Syntrophorhabdales bacterium genome containing:
- a CDS encoding ABC transporter permease; this encodes MELLQSISRNRLALTGLIILIPMFFCAILAPFVAPHNPLETNLKNVLAAPSFSHPFGTDVLGRDVLARVIYGSRVSLLVGFVSVGIATIIGLILGAISGFYGGIVDEIIMRFVDLMMCFPTFFLILAVIAFLEPSIWNIMAVIGLTSWMGISRLVRAEFLSIKSKEFVMAARAQGLSNMRIIFSHILPNALAPVYVVATLGIGGAILTESALSFLGIGVQPPTPSWGNILIQAKDNIEIAWWLSLYPGIAIFLTVMGYILLGEGLSDILDPRRRYANK